DNA sequence from the Chitinispirillales bacterium ANBcel5 genome:
ACTCTTTTTATCGGCGCTCTCTGTCGTTTGGGTGGCCAATGCTGAGAACGACTCTTCAAAGGATAGAAATGTTACAATCATTCAGGGAAGGTCCACCGCTGATGGTAAATCGGATATGAAGGAGCGTCTTTTGGAGGAGTGTATTGTTTCATTACCAGCAGTTGATGAGCTTGAGGCTCAGGTGGATGCCCAAAGTGAGTATTTAAGGGAAATAAACGGTGAAGCCGGAAGAGATGAATTTGTGAACACCTACTCAGCCACCATCGAAATCAACTATATGCTCCATCAAAAAGTGCTCGTGGTGGTTACAACCAGTACCATACAGGCCCAGGAACCGGTGATGAAAGTTGTTGATCGAAATATCAGGCAGACGGTACGATTTGAATCCAATCCGGCAAACGGGGATATCTTTGCCGGAAGATCAAACAGACAGTATTATTTTAGTACCCGTGAGGGGGCTATAGAGGATGCCAGAGAAAGGGCGCAGGTGTGGCTGAAACAACAGTCTGCTGTAGTATGCCCCGATTGATTCTTTTTAGTACCTATTATTAGGTAATCAATGATGAAAAAGTTTATTTTGTGGTTAATTGAGCAGCTATCCTGAAACGGGTAGATATAAAGAAAAAAGAGTACGACTTAGAGGAGGCCTTTATGGGAAAGTTTAAAGCGTTGATTTATCTTGCACTTGCGCTGATTGTGGCAGGTTGCTCGACTAAAGTTTCAAGAGTAGATACCGATTCTACCATCGACCTGACTGGTAGATGGAATGACACCGACTCACGTCTGGTTGCTGAAGAGATGATAGAAGACTGTCTCAATCAGCGCTGGCTCTATAAATGGGAAACTGAAGGAAAGCGGCCTACCGTTATCGTAGGAAATATCGTCAACAGGAGTCATGAACATATAAACACCCAGACCTTTACCAGAAACATAGAGCGTGAGCTTTTAAACAGTGGTAGGGTGCAGTTTGTGGCCACACGGGAGGAACGTGAGCAGCTCCGTGAAGAGCGTCTCGATCAGGCTGAACATGCTTCAGTGCAGACACAGCAGCAGATGGGTGAAGAATACGGTGCTGATCTGATGCTTATTGGTTCCATAAACACAATTGTGGACCAGGAGGGGCGCAGAGCAGTTATCTATTACCAGGTAAATATGGAACTGGTTGAGATTGAATCCAATATGAAAGTATGGATCGGTGAAAAGCAGATTAAAAAGTATGTGGAGAGAGCATCTACAAAGTTCTAATCCTTCCAAACTTGAGAGGCACTTCAGACCGATGTTTTATACGTGTTTTACTACTTTCAAAAAAAGTACCGCTATCATTCTTCTGACTGCCTCTTTTTTGCTCATTTCCTGTGCCGGCAGAAGTGCGTTACGCCAGGAAAAGATCAACAAAACTGTTACCAGTGGCGATTTTCTCTCCGCTGTATCGATGATTAAGGATAATGACAATCTTTATGGCAGAAACGAGCAGTTTCTGTATTACTTCGATATAGGGGTGCTGTATCATTATGCCGGGCTTTTCGATTCCAGTACCACCTATCTTATGAAGGCTGCTGATGTGCACGATCAACTCTTTGCGCGATCCATTACCAATGAAGCAGCAGCCATAATGACCAATGATAACATGCGTCCCTACCGAAGCAAACGCTATGAGCTGGTAATGCTGCATCTGTTTACTGCTTTAAATTTTAAGGCACAGGGAAGGATCGATGAGGCTTTGGTCGAAAGCCGCAGAATGCAGCTTCACTTTGATGAATGGCAGCGCACCGATTCAAGAGGAAGAAGATATACCAGTGATGGGCTCTTCCATCTGATCACATCCTTTGCTTATCAGCAGGTTGGAGAAAGCAGCAATTCTCTTATTTCCCTTTACAAAGCAGTTCAGGCATATCAGCGTGGTCCCGTTAAGCTGCCCCCCGAAGTTAAAGGGTATGCTTATAATCGTTTTGTACGAAATGACCGGGCCGATGATACTGCACGACTTAATATCTCCGCCCCAGGGCAAAATACCTGGCCGGAGAGGAGGGGTTCGGAAATTGTACTGATAAGCTATGCCGGAAGAGGTCCGGTGCTTAAAGAAACCGCCTGGTCGGGTACCTATATAAAAGATGGGCTTCTGGTTATTAACCATAAAGGCCCCGATGGCAAGAACGAGACTATCAGTATGCATGCCCCGCCCCTGCCTGCTTCCGAGTACGAAAAGGCCAATGAGGGCAAACCTACCAGATCAGGAACGACGTTTCATGTAAAATTCGCGTTACCAACTGTTAAAACGTTTCCATCCCGCACCAACAACTTTTCGGTGCTGTTAGAGGAATCCGGAAAGAGGTTTAATTCGGTGATGGTAAATGATCTTGATGCTACTACCGAGAGCTATCTGCAGGAGAACTTAAACACTATAGTAGCCAGAACCGCTGTGAGAGTGGTTTTACGCACCATTGCAGCTGAAAGGGCTAAGGCCAGAGTGCGTACAGAGAACCCATTGGCTAATCTGATGATCAATCTGGGAACCGATGTCCTTAGCTCTCAGATGGAGCGGGCTGATGTCAGAGGGGCCTCTGTTACTCCAAAAACTGTTCATATGACCAGAATACCTGTGGAGCCGGGGGTGCACAATTTGGTGATAGATGCTCATGATAGAAATGGCAATGTGATTGAAAAAAAGAGGTTTGAAGATATAGCGGTAAGAAGAGGGCAGAAAAAGTATCTCTTTCACCACTCATTTAAGTGATCCTGGAAAAAGTGTTCTTGCTTTAACATGGGGGTGATTGTATATATTATAATGTTTTTTTGAGGCAGATTAAGCGAATAAAAAAAACCTTTAAAATCACAGGAGGAACTATGAAAAGGATACTTGCAGTTGCGGCTTTGGTAGCCACAGTGGCATTAAACGGTTGTGGACTTGTGGATTCAGATGAAGACCGGGTCGATTTCGAAGGACTCAAGGTCGATGGCACGGTATACGTTGGAGGTGGTACCAGAGGTATAGAAGGCAGACTTGATGGAACTAATGAAATTGAGAGGTTTTGGTTTGAAGTTTATGATTCTTCCGATGAAGATGTAAGCAACTCATTTGACTTTGTATTTGATGAACTTAATGATAGGAGAATCAGGTTTCCAAGAGATACTGAAGCCACCATACGCGCCACCGATTCAGACCTTCCCAGTGGAGAGTACAGACTGGTGGTGGTTGCACGCATCTCAGGCAGAAACTTCAGAGGTGAGGCGTACTTCAACGTCATTAATGATAATGAAGATCAAAACGGTGATGTAGAGCCCGATCCAACTCCGGTGAACGATGTTACTGTTACACTTGGAGGACATGGCAACAATGATATAGGAAGTTCTGTTAATCTGGACAACGGACAGGTTATGATGGCTACTGCTGCAAAAGAATCCGGTTCTGGAGTTGATATCGTTTATACCTACTCAGGTGTTCTCAATAGCCCTGTTCTAATGACACCTGTTTATACAAAGGAAGACAGTAATATCGGGATCTTCGCAGATTGGAATGACCCTCATGATACACGCTTTCACAAAGTTGCTATGACCAGCGCTGAATTTAATAACGTTGAGTCTGTAGAAGAGGTCGAAGAACTTTTTGATCCATCTGAAACGTTTGAAGGACGTGTTCCTTGTGCACAGGGTGATGTTTTCGTCGTAGAAACAACAGAAGGAGCATATGTTCTTATCAGAATCGATACGGTCTCTTCTGATGCAACTGGCACAGCTACCATTAAAGTACTTAACTAAATTATTGCAATAATGATGGATACTGAATCTCAGTATCCATCAATTAACCATCGTAAAAAAATGATGAAAAATGGTCTTGCTTCCACTGCTTTTTTTCTTCTGCTTCTCACT
Encoded proteins:
- a CDS encoding penicillin-binding protein activator LpoB gives rise to the protein MGKFKALIYLALALIVAGCSTKVSRVDTDSTIDLTGRWNDTDSRLVAEEMIEDCLNQRWLYKWETEGKRPTVIVGNIVNRSHEHINTQTFTRNIERELLNSGRVQFVATREEREQLREERLDQAEHASVQTQQQMGEEYGADLMLIGSINTIVDQEGRRAVIYYQVNMELVEIESNMKVWIGEKQIKKYVERASTKF